The region agcgacactgcttctcccgcCCTATGAGGAGGCGGGGCCcggaggagggggcgtggcctgagctGGCCAATGAGCAGGCGCGGccgggcggaggggcggggcccggagaagggggcgTGGTCTGCGCTGGCCAatgaggggccggggccggggagggggcgtggtctgCGCTGGCCAATGAGGCGGTGCGGCCGGGCGGAGGGGCGTGACCCGGAGGGGGCGTGGTCTTCATTGTCCTATGAGGAGGCGGGCCCCGGTGGGGGGCGTGGCCTGCTCTGGCCTATGAGTGGGCGGGCCTGGTAGAGGGGGCGTGGTCTGCGTTGCCAGTGAGGGGCGGGGCCCTCAGAAGGGGGCGTGATCTGCGCTGGCGTATGAGGAGGCGCGTCCGGGAGGAGGTAGGGGGCCAGGATAAGGGGGCGTGGGCTGCGCTGCCTAATGAGGAGGTGGGGCcccggagaaggggcggggccttccCTGGCCTATGAGTGGGCGGGGCCCGGATGAGGGGGTGTGGTCTGCGCTGCCCAATGAGGaggcgggggccggaggggggcgTGGTCTGCGTTGTCCTATGAGGAGGCGGGGCccggaggagggggcgtggtctgtGCTGGCTTATGAGTGGGCGGGGACGACAGAAGGGGGCGTGGTCTTCGCTGGCCTATGAGAAGGCGCGGTCGGGCGGAGTTGCGGGGCccggaggagggggcgtggtTTGCGCTGCCCAATGAGGaggcggggcccgggggagggggcgtggtctgCGCTGGCCTGTGAGCGGGCGGGGCTGACGGAAGGGGGCGTGGTTTGCGCTGGCCTATAGGAAGGTGCGctcgggcggcggggcggggcccggagaaggggcgTGGTCTGCGCTGCCCAATGAGGAAGCGGGGCCGGAGGTGGGAGTGTGGTCTGCGCTGCCCAATGAGGAGGCGGGGCCGGACGAGGGGCGTGGTCTGCACTGCCCAAAGAGGATGCGGGGCccggaggagggggcgtggtctgaGCTGCCCAAAGAGGAGGCGGGGCCCGGACGACGGGGCGTGGTCTGCGCTGCCCAATGAGGAgtcggggccggaggagggggcgCGGTCTGCGCTGCCCAAAGAGGATGCGGGGGCCCGGACGAGGGGGCGTGGTCTGCGCTGCCCAAAGAGGAGGCGGGGGCCCGGACGAGGGGGCGTGGTCCGCGCTGGCCAATGAGGAGGCGGGGCCCGGACGAGGGGGCGTGGTCTGCGCTGCCCAAAGAGGAGGCGGGGGCCCGGACGAGGGGGCGTGGTCCGCGCTGGCCAATGAGGCGGCTTGtccgggcgggggggcggggcccggagaagggggcgTGTCCTctcggcgcctgcgcagtggaGCGGCTGGTGGGTCCCGGCGGCCATCGCGCATGCGGCAtgcggccgccgccgcctcctcctccaggccgccCTCCCGCCGGCGCTGGCGGTGCCGATGGTGTTCCGCCGCCGTGGTTCGGCATGCGGGCCGCCCTCCTCGGCTTCGCCCTGCTGTTCGGGGCGGCCACCCTGGGGCTCTACCTGATGGCCGCGGCACTCAGGACCGCCACCGACAACACGTAAGGCTCTCtgccctcattcgttcattcagccgtatttattgagcgcttactgtgtgcagagcactgtactaagcgcctgggaaggacaagttggcaacagacagagacggtccctacccaacagcgggctcacagtgccaggcattcattcattcattcaaccgtattgattgtccttcccaagcgcttagtccagtgctctgcacacagtaagcgctcaataaatacgattgattgattactgtgtgcagagccctgtactaagcgcttatcactgtattaaggcatttcttaagcgcttactacgtgccaggcaatcattcattcatccaatcgtatcgattgagcgctgactgtgtgcagagccctggactaagcgcttatcactgtattaaggcatttcttaagcgcttactacgtgccaggcattcattcgttcattcaaccgtattgactgagtgctgactgtgtgcagagcgcttatcactgtattaaggcatttcttaagcgcctattaagtgccaggcattcattcgttcattcaactgtattgattgagcactgactgtgtgcagagccctggactaagcgcttatcactgtattaaggcatttcttaagcgcttactacgtgccaggcattcattcgttcattcaaccgtattgattgagtgctgactgtgtgcagagcgcttatcactgtattaaggcatttcttaagcgcttactacgtgccaggcattcattcattcattcattcgtattgattgagcgctgactgtgtgcagagccctggactaagcgcttatcactgtagtaaggcatttcttaagcgcttactacgtgccaggcattcattcattcatccaaccgtattgattgagcgctgactgtgtgcagagccctggactaagcgcttatcactgtattaaggcatttcttaagcgcttactacgtgccaggcattcattcgttcattcaaccgtattgattgagtgctgactgtgtgcagagcgcttatcactgtattaaggcatttcttaagcgcttactacgtgccaggcattcattcgttcattcaaccgtattgattgagtgctgactgtgtgcagagcgcttatcactgtattaaggcatttcttaagcgcttactacgtgccaggcattcattcattcattcgtattgattgagcgctgactgtgtgcagagccctggactaagcgcttatcactgtattaaggcatttcttaagcgcttactacgtgccaggcattcattcattcattcgtattgattgagcgctgactgtgtgcagagccctggactaagcgcttatcactgtattaaggcatttcttaagcgcttactacgtgccaggcattcat is a window of Tachyglossus aculeatus isolate mTacAcu1 chromosome 1, mTacAcu1.pri, whole genome shotgun sequence DNA encoding:
- the LOC119926733 gene encoding proline-rich protein 2-like, whose amino-acid sequence is MRDGRRDPPAAPLRRRREDTPPSPGPAPPPGQAASLASADHAPSSGPPPPLWAAQTTPPRPGPASSLASADHAPSSGPPPPLWAAQTTPPRPGPRILFGQRRPRPLLRPRLLIGQRRPRPVVRAPPPLWAAQTTPPPPGPASSLGSADHAPRPAPPPHWAAQTTLPPPAPLPHWAAQTTPLLRAPPRRPSAPSYRPAQTTPPSVSPARSQASADHAPSPGPRLLIGQRKPRPLLRAPQLRPTAPSHRTTQTTPPSGPRLLIGQRRPHPLIRAPPTHRPGKAPPLLRGPTSSLGSAAHAPLSWPPTSSRTRLLIRQRRSRPLLRAPPLTGNADHAPSTRPAHS